The following nucleotide sequence is from Zea mays cultivar B73 chromosome 1, Zm-B73-REFERENCE-NAM-5.0, whole genome shotgun sequence.
gctttgtgtggaattggagaggatttgatctctttagtgtgtctagaattgaatgctagagctcttgtagtagttgagaagtggaaaacttggatgccatgaatggtggggtggttggggtatttatagccccaaccaccaaacttgaccgttggctagaggcgtctgctcgatggcgcaccggacagtccggtgcacaccggacagtccgatgcccctgccacgtcatcactgtcgttggattctgaccgttggagcttctgacttgtgggcccgcctgggtgtccggtgcacaccggacatgtactgtttgatgtccggtgcaccggtatgggcgtgcctgacgtctgcgcgcgcattaaatgctccgcagggagccattggcgccgaaaagagtcgttgctccgctggtacaccggacagtccggtgcacaccggacagtccgatgcacaccggacagtccggtgaattttagcggagcggctgccacgcgaacccgaggctggcgagttctggagaccgcgcttccttggagcaccggacatgtccggtgcacaccggacagtccggtgaattatagcgcgccggcttccgagaattcccgagggtgaagagtttgagtctgagtcccctggtgcaccggacaggtactgtttattgtccggtggcacaccggacagtccggtgcgccagaccaggggtgccctcggttgcccctttgctcctttattgaatccaaaacttggtctttttattggctgagtgtgaaccttttacacctgtataatctatacacttgggcaaactagttagtccaaagatttgtgttgggcaattcaaccaccaaaattatttaggaactaggtgtaagcctaattccctttcagaggtTCTCCAGTCACCCCTCCCCTTCCAGTCCCTTCCCGCTTTCTGCATATCACCCCTCCACTTCCCGCTTTTTGAAAAATAAGGTAAAATTATGTACAAGTAGAGGTTTGAACCTTGGTTGTTGGCTCCATATTTACACACACATAGATAACAAACACATATATTTTTGTGTTTTATGTTCTATACTCAAGCATAATATACATATTTTAATGAAAAAACAAGAAAAGGTTAAACCATTTGTACCGTACTTAGCCCGCCGTACCACATCTAAGGTCCAGACATGACACTGTGATTGGGTCGGGCAGGTACAGACCAGGTGGACAACGAGCCAGGCGGGGCTAAAACGTATCGGGCCACAAGCCGCCCTACAAACCTGTCCCATGTGGACATGTATACTCTCACACTAGTGACGCGCACGTGCAGGTAGGTAACAATGCAATTTAAGTTTTCCTATAGTACAGGTTCGGTGCACATTGGACCTTGGCCATGCCTGTAGGTTCATTGACTGTTTTGTCCATGTGTCAGGTGTTAGGGTGGCATTAGACCGGTCCAGTGCAACACCAGACCTACCACATCCGAGCCATGTCATCTAACCATTGGGTAAACTCCATCCGATCGTTCGATGTACGAGTATTACGGTGCTCAATGGACGGAGTCCTATGCTCCAAGTCTAAAAACAACGTCTCTACGTAagtggtccggtgcaccaccggaatgGTCCGATTCACTAACCCACACAAGCCCAGAATAATGACTCTTTGCGTAaccggtccggtgcacaccggacttggTCTGATGTGCCGCAAAGCAGCACAATTAAGTCATTTCTGGACTTTTTATCTTTGTCTTCATTTGTCTATCTTCTTTAGCATtcttatgacttagacaaacatatttaGAGTCTATCCAACTAGTCTAAGTCGCATTTCTTTGCCTTCTTTAAATTCTCAAACTATGATTCCAATTCTAGCTCAAGCTTAGCTTCAAAGCACTATTTTCAAAGTCTGAACTTCCCAACCTCTCTAAAGTGGCACCGACTCATAGGCTTATCATATGTTCTATGCACCGAGTTAATATGTCCAACTGCGCCATCTGATCCGATCTAGCATAAGCATGATAATATGCCACCTGACATTGCATGGTATGATTATAGTTTTGTGCCATATTGGGTCGGTACATCGTGCCGACCTCTCGGTCCAAGCTTGGTTTGGTCATATACCGTAATTGTACTGCATCGTGCctaggggtggataacgagccagctcggctcgtccgagttcgagctggctcgttaagctaacgagccataGAGtcagctcgactcggctcgtttacgagctcgagctggctcatttagctcgcgagccagagcagaaaaaaaataaaatatacatAATAATTAgtttttagttaatttcaaactaatttaacaatagaaaatagtaattatactcatagtttcacaaaccacgttaatataacaccaaattagcacaattcatcactcaataattcacaattcacatacatgttcatcagtttaacccataattatatttgcatagaccaaattaacacatagacatagttcattaatcattagtttaattcataggccatagacacctcacatatatataacatgttcatcaattattctgtaaatgatatgcatatagtttcgttttgctggaatatggtagctcgtttagctcgcgagctggctcgttaacgaaccgagctaggatgttagctcagctcgtgaaaaaaattcaaacgagccgatccgagtcgagccgagctgaccatgaaccgagcgagccagcgagtcacgagcatttcgtccagccctaATCGTGCCTAATGCGTGATTGACACGGTTATGACGTGTCATATCGAACAACGTAGCAACATTCAATTTCAAGTTTTAATAATAGATTTCTTATAGTGTTGATAGGAACTAGATGCACTAAAACGAGTCTAACAAACATGTTTAGTACAAGAATCACCATCTCAACAGAGCCTAACCAATGAAATATGAAAATACAGTTGCACCATCTGAATCGTACCTAGCTAAGGACCTTTTTATCCAGAAGCTAATGCAAAATGATTAAAGTTTAGCTcatctttagaagttaaaagtgaCTAAAAAGATATTTTTTACTATTTAAGTCACTTTTAGCTCTTTCTATTTGGACCTTTATCTTTGGCTCCTAAATTAACTAAATTTTAGTTATTTTTATTTTAGCTTTCAGGATGCAAAGGCCCTAATAACATATTTAGAAGGATTTTAGGAGATTGAATGAGCTAAAATCTTCTTACTATTTAAAATTAAATAGCAAGTAGATTTTAGCCCATTCAATCCTTAATTATCTTGTGTTGGCCAAACGAGCCACCCTTGTTCTGCTAAGAACTGAAAGAACGTTTCAGTGATTCACTCGCATAGTTAaaaaatattattttatattataGATTATATTATTTATAGAATGGAGTTTAAGTAATGAGAGGATGATGCGTAAGCTGCTGGATGGAGGTAGTATAAAGGTAAGAGGTAATATAAAGCGCTAAAAAGGTTCCCACCTCCAACGCCCGCCTTCGTGAACCCAGCTGCGGGATGGAGGATCGGACGGCCAGGGTCTCTCCGGGGAGGAGAACTCACAGCCACCATCTCAGCCAACAGGTCCGGATAGCGTCTCGTCGTCCTCCCGCCTCGCTCCCTCCGTCGCCTTCTCCAACGGGAAATAGCCATTACCGAAGGAGGCCCGTCAGCAGCGTCGGGGCAAAAATTTCACCGCGCGCGATCAAGCGATTGATGCCCCCGTCATGGCGTCCGTGCCGCTGTCCTCGCCGTCGCAGGCCGGCCTCCTTGGCCCCCCGTTCCCGCTCCTGCCACCGCCCTTCGGTGCATGCCTCCGCTACCGCTTGCCGAGGCTGCCTACAGGCCTCTCGTCGAGCGTGAGGAAGGGAGGGCTCCTGCCGCTGCCGCTCCTGGTGCCTCCCCGGGCCGCGGGGGGCAAGGACGGGCGGGCCGTGACCAAGGAGGAGTTGGAAGAGGAGGAAGAGGAGTTCGAGGTGACCAAGGAGGGCGAGGAGGTTAATCAGGAGACAGGAGGAGGCAGTGGAGCCACCAAGGAGGCGGCGGCAAGGGGTTCGGGTCGATTCGCGGCGGACTACGTCTCGCTCGGCGTCAGGGAGCCCGTCTACGAGGTAAGCGACCAGCAGGCTAGCCTGAAATCCGCAAATGGCTTCTTATTGAATTGTTCAAATGGTGTCTCATATTCCATTGTTGAAAGTGAACAGTTTAATCCGAGCATTGCGTACCCGAATCCAAACGAACATACGTGCTTTTAGTTTCCTGTCTACCTGTCGTTCAAATAAGAGTCGTCAGGTTGGCTTCCTGGCATGTTCATGCAGATTGTAGGTTGGCTTTATGATGAATTGACGATATCTGGCCGTTAGATACTTTGTAATTTACAACCTCGCAAAATACATATGTTCATTAGCATTAGTCCCGAAATTAACTTTATCCAGGTGATAGAAGTGAGATCAAATGGGAGGATGTCCACCAAGAAAATAAGCAGGCGGCAGCTACTGAAATCTAGTGGTATGCACAAGGAACATGTTTCTCAGCAATGCGCGCATATATCAACTTTGTTTGTACAACTTTTAACTTCTAAATGCCCAAATTATGTAATTGACTATCTATTTTATGATTCCAAGCACATTTAAAATACTTCTGATTTCCATGTTTTGTCATGATATAGGTCTCCGCCTACGAGATACTAGAAGTGTTGACCCATCACTATGGTTAATGAATTCAATGCCTTCCCTGCTGGTAATAGAACACTTCTATACATAGCTGTATTGAGATTTCTTTTTATGCTATACTACATTTTTCAGTTGTATACAGATGATCAATATTATCATGGTGTATACACTAGATTACTAGAATCTGAAAGCTTTCACTTTTATAGTAGATCATAATCATAAAGGGCACAAATGCTTGCATTTGAGAAAAAGGGTGATCATACAATTTCTGTCATGCTTTCCCAGTTCATGTTGTGTTCAGCAAACTATTTTAGAAACTTTTCATGATATATTGAGTTAAATATTAAGGACAATTACTGTCGTTTTACATCTAGAATATTTCTGCCTTTTCTTAACTTTTTTTAACCCGTGTCCTTCAAGAAAGTTTTAAGACAGGAGTTAGTATAGCCATATAAGACAGGAGTTAGTATAGCCATATTAAGTACGTGAAATTTTGCGTAATTTAGTGATAACAATAATTTTATTGATGCCTTTTAGTTGGGATGCCGTTCTTTCCTGATTTTGTATTTTGATGTACTTTCCATTGTCTCCTTGCACCTTCAGTCACATGGCTCCTAAAGACCATTCTTTCTATTGCAAGTGAAAACCATATTTCATCATTTACTGTCTGTAGGTACGTGAGCAAGCTATTTTACTCAATCTTGGTTCGTTGCGAGCAATTGCTATGTATGCGCGTGTTCTTATATTCAACTATAACAGGTTAATGTTCATCTTATATTAATAAGTTATTTCCTTTTCATGATCTTACAAAATGTTTTATGAACTTATCAATTATCTTTTTAACTTGTGTAGCCCAGGAGGGAAGGCCTTTCTAGGGTTATTACTGTCTAGGTTAAATCCAAGAAACATCAATGGTGGGCCTGCAATGCCTTTTCAGCTTGAGGTAACGAATATATCCAGTAATACATATTCATGGTATGGGAGCAGCTGTGAACTTGTGAACTGATATTCTGCCACGTAAAATGCATTTTCTTCTCTGTTTTCCATCAAAAGTTTTCTGCGAAAGTTACATAGAATTCCAGGATTGTTAATGACAGTACATATTTCTGTTTACATCTGCATTGTACTTTCAACATATATGCTAAGTAAACACCAATGAGTGCTTCTTATGAAAATTAAATTTGCATCAACACCCAAATTAATTATTGAAGAAAGATTTCCCTATGATCCCTAATCTGATTTGTGGATATTGAGAaacttttttctcgaacacgcaggagaactgcgcatcattatattaagaggaTAAGAAcggtctaagatagacaaaaataCAAACTGCCCTAGAAGGCAGTAAAAGAGGGGAGGGgacagaaaaaagaaaaagaataaaagaaactaAAAACTAAAAAACTAAATAGAAGAGGAAAAGAGGAGGGGGCAGCAACCCCACACCATCTAAATTAAGGCCACAGCTGTCTAATATCCTTTGCTCCTGCCATTCCCCAAAGCTTAACATCACTAAATGTATACTATTCTGGTTGATCCTATTTAATCATATACTATTTTTGTTTAAACATTCATACCACAGTGTGGTATTTTATTGCATGTCCGCTGCATTTAAGACTATGTTATGTGCTTGCATTTTCATGTAAATTTGAAGTGTCGGTGTGCTGCATATTGGAAATATGAACTGATCTTTCATCATGATTTCCATGTGTTCAGGTTGTTGAAGCTGCACTTCTTTCTAGAATACAAAGATTGGAGCAGAGACTAATGAAAATTGAGCCTCATGTGAGTACCATTATACCAAAGAAGTCTATGCGTCCTTAAACTTTTTGTATTACATATAACACTTGCTCTTCTTGTAGAAAACTGTACACAATGATGTTTTTACTGCATACTCCATTTAAGTATTATCACTTACATGCTTCTCAATCATTGGCTTCAGACCTTTAAGCTGTTACTCATATCCCCTATTTCATCGGGATTTTAATTTAGGCAACTTTAATAACAGTGTACACAGTGGAATCCGAACAGCAATGTTTCTGGTTATTTCCATCTCTTTCAGATACATCAACCAGTACAAATCCGAGCTGCAAATTCACGATCTATTCCTTTCCTATGACACATTTCCCATCTGAACTAATCCGAGCTCCTGATCTTCAGATACATCAAACAGTACAAAGAATAAGAGATTGTATACTCCCAGTTTTGGCTACTAAGGGTGTGTTTAGTTCCGCTGTCTGCAGTGAGAAAAACTGTTTTCTATTGTATGTTGTAAAAAACTGTTGTGAATTGTCTGCTTTGAAAAGGTTGAAAGTCGTTTGGTTCAAACTGCTCTGAAACTAGATATTTCATATGATCTACTGTAAGACTGTTTATATGCAAATTGACCGTGGTGCAAATTTTCGTGATGATTAGCATAATTTTAACCATTATAATGTTCCATGCATATAGATAACTAGGAAATATATTTAAAATAACTAAATAACTAAACAACGTTTTTCCTGGAGAGGGGGGTCACACCTGGGGAAGCTGACATGGCTGTTGTGGAGGACGACGTCTTAGAGGTCCTGATCTAGCGCTGGGATGGCTGGCAGCCAGTGGTCAGAGGGCCGACGATTGAACCCTAGCTTTTCTCTGGGTTCTGTTTGGTCCTGCTCGATGTGTGGAGAGAACGATTGAAGAGATGTAAACGAGAGGAAAGAGGAATAACGGTTCAGTACACCTTAATCGATGGCAGGTGGGCAATTTCTTTGAACTTAGTTCGCTGCCACCGCTGGGAAAGGAAAAGGGGGTCTGCCTGCTTCGTGAGTTGCTACGGAAAAAACAACTGCAGTGGGAAAAGCATGAGCGGGTGGGAGCCCTTTGGTTCAACTTTCTACTTTTTTGAAATGGAAAGCAAGTCCTAAAAGCAGAACCAAGTACACCCTAAGTGTACGGATGAAAACGGATTTCTACATTGATTCATTCGAATTTGTATTTGTGGACATCCCGATCATTTTCATTTCCCCCTCTTGTTGTACCTTTTATTCCTTTCTTAATGAAATGATGTTCTAGAAAAAAAGTATCACTTAAAATGGGACATTATATGCGGATAAAAACGGATATCCTGACTTAAAACGAAAACAGTCGGAGAAACACTCATTGTTTCCGTCCCATTTCACATTTGTCAAAAACGGAGAAAATGAAAATGGTCGGGATGTCCACAAATATGAATTCAAACGAATAATGTAAAAATCGGAACGGAACATAACGGGATATATCCtgaccgttttcacccctaccTAAGTGACTAACTCTACAATAGACCTCATATAGGACATGTTGTGCCAAGTGTCATTGCAGCACTTTCAGAAAGTTAATCCATTAATTGTTGTCAGCTTTTGACTCTACTCCTTTGAGATACAGTAGGGAAGTGCCCTACCAAGTTGATACTGCATTTTCAATGTGCTGATCTAGGTATGGTGCGACTTAATAGTTCACTACTGCAGTTAGTAGTATTTTGCTTTCATGTCATTGTGGAATGAAGTTTATGAGCTGCTTAGTGGTTTAAACGCCACCATAGGTCTTTGCATTTATGTTGAATTATATATTGCTCGAGCACTTAAAACTTTGATAACTAATATTGCTTTCCACTTGCATCTCAGGTGGCTACATTGCTAGAAGTTCTGCCAAATCGCTTGACAGCTGATGTGTTGGAGCAGCTTCGTCTAAGTAAACAAGCATTGGTATAAAACTGCACTCTGGAATCAATTTCAGGCCACTTCGCAAACTTTATTTTGATTTTATGTATGTATTCATGTGTCAAGGTTGAGCTGGGATCACGAGCAGGTGACCTCAAGCAGATGCTTATCGATCTCCTAGATGATCCTCATGAAATCAGACGAATATGCATAATGGGGAGAAATTGCACACTTGATAGATTGAGTGATATTGTGGAGTGCACTGTTCCTTTAGAGAAGCAGATTGCTGAAGGTACAGCTACAATTTATCATTGTAACTTTGCATATTTCTGGAGATTATGACTTGTATCTATCTTGGTAAAGCTTGCATCTTTACTTCGTTAGCTGGACACTTAATATGCCAACCGATGGCATGTTATTAGACTAGTTTTCTAGTAAAACCCGTGACATATGCAAAAAAAAAAAGACTGCAGTTAGCAAGGATTTGAACAGGTTAATCTATGTAATTCTGTGCTATTTATTTATCTGGAAGGAATCTTTTTTTTCTCGAACTCGCAAGAGGATTGCGTGTTATATTAATAAGAGAAGAAAAGGTACAGAAACAAGGGGGTAACCCCAGCAACCCCCCTAGGAACTAAACAACTACAGCATGAGCCATAACAGACAACCCAAGGAGCGAAAAGGTACAGAAACAAGGGGGTAACCCCAGCACCCCCCCTAGGAACTAAACAACTACAGCATGAGCCATAACAGACAACCCAAGGAGCCCTCTGGCTCCTGCAGCACCCCATCCATAGCACTCCATGGAGATAAGCTGCAATGTACTACCAAGATCAGGGTGACACCCATCAAATACACACTGATTCCTAAACTTCCACAGCTGCCAGGCAATGAGGATGATGATAGTATTCATccatttttttcttttccttgggGATCACCTTAATTATTCTGCCCCATCAGGATGCAAAACAACTGTCTGTGGCTTGGGGTGCTGCTAAGACTGCGAAGCCAAACTGTCGGAATAAAGTGACCCATACCTGCGTGGCAAACACACAAGATAACAACAGGAGATGGATTGTTTCAGCTTCCTGACCACACAAGGGACAGACTGAAGGGTGAGCAAGTCCCCTTTTAGCAAGCCTGTCAGCTGTCCAACACCTATTATTGATCACATGCATAATGTTTTATAATAGCGGATATCTATTTATGTTAGATATGTGTTTGTAGCAGGATTTTATGTCAAAGAACAAGTACCACATAATGTTTTATAAAAAATGGTTTCAGTGAAAATAAAGAAGACAATTAGAATAAAAAATTGGATTGAATTATACTTTTATTCATTTAGGAGATTGACCAGATTGTGTTTCTTTGGGTCTTTGTTTGTTTGATAGATGTGATTTTTTCTCACAGCATTGAAGTTTGCTTTTATGATTTGTGATGTACTCTTTTTTTGTAATCAAATCGTTGCTTTTGACTTGATTTATGAAAAACCTTTTTTGGCTTTAACAGAGGAAGAGGAAGAAATTGAAATGTTATTGGAAAATTATCTTCAACGGTATTCCTCTCATTTCCAGTAAACACTATGTTTTTTTGTTTCCTTAATCTTTTTTCTTGCTGACAGCTATTATCATTTTATTGTGCATTGTTTCAGATGTGAATCATGCCATGGTCAAGCAGAGAGACTTCTGAATTCTGCAAGAGAGATGGAAGACTCGATTTCTGTGAACTTAAGGTATGTCCATTGTCACCACTGAGCTCAAGAGATGGTGTGTGTTTTCTCTTTCTCTAATGCTTCTCTTAACTAAGCTCTAGTTGACGATGTATACATTTGCGGGAACTATTGGCTCCCCTATAAATTCGAATATTAAAATGAATACACCAATAAGAGTTCAGTAGATGGAACAACTTCGAATATAAAAATAAACTAGTATCTGCCACATGACCAATATAATAATAGTATATTTATTACTTCTGCCAGGGTAAACAAAATGATATTGTTTTCCTCGTTCCTAGTTGTTTCTTTTTCTGAATTTGAAGCTGACCAAGTTTGTAAATAGATTATAGAAACATGCTCGTCAACCTGAATTACTATGAATACATAAGACAAAGAAGTCATCCAAAAAAAGGCTGACTTATTGTCTACATGCCTCAAAAGTGAAGACAGGAAATACTGCATGTTACTTGGCTTGCCGGCGCCTCTCAGCTCTTTCTGCTGGCTCATGTTCCATGTTTGTTTTCTGAATCCTGCATCCTACAATCAAGAATTATAAAATACTGTTAATTCTGTCATGAGAAATGGATgtgtcaaacttgctctaaatttgaACATATGGTGGGTTATATTTTGCTTACCATCGCTTTGGAACTCTTGCAGTTCTCGACGACTTGAAGTAAGTAGAGTGGAGCTGCTGCTTCAAGTGGGAACATTTTGCGTTGCAATAGGAGCATTAATTGCAGGTATAGGAATCCCCTTTTTTTGATAATTTTGTAAATTTTATGTTTTGTATCAAGTTCTTCTGTATATACTAACGGCGGGTACTTTGTCTGTAGGAATATTTGGCATGAATCTTAAATCATATCTGGAAACAAATGCGGTATAGCTTTGCACTCCTGACCTTTTTTCTGCTTCTGTGCCATGTATCGGGCACTATCCATAGTCAATATAGAATGCATGTCCCATGGTTGACAATAAGTTTGTTTTGGAGCAGTGGGCATTTTGGGTGACGACTGGTGGAATAGTAGTTGGAGCAGTAGCTGGATTTTTCGTCGTATACTCGTATCTAAGGGCTAGGAAGATATTGTGAACCCTGTAACATCTGTATGTTAGGATATTTTTTGGAGCTGTAAATAATGTCATTAGCACATCCAGTGAGGGATATGCGTGTTCCAAACTCTGCATGGTTTGTGTACTCTGTACTCTTGCGAGAATGTTGCCACCCTATGTATTTGTAGTTGCCCGTTGAGACGGAAATAGGTTAGAACTCAGAAACAAATATTTGGTTTCCACCCTAGACGATTTCTCGTAGCTGCATTTTACTATCCTGTATTGAAAATTCGTGTCAACATCTGTCTTAATCTTCTAAATTTTGGTAATGCACTAAATGCTTGGGGACCTCGGTGCTATCTTGAGCTTGAACTTGAAGGTACATTTTACTCAAACTCCAATGAAGCCAGTCACCAAGTCCTGGATCTGCCGCAATCACATGAAGATAACCACGCGGCAACGCACCTAGCTAGGCTGAATTTAACCAAGCCAAAGCATGCTTGGGGACAGGGCGCACATGATCAGAATCAGGCATTCAAACGCCTCGTGCCTTCGCCTAGCTTGATTCTGGCTGTAAATTGGAAGAATAAGCTTGATTTAATTCTATCTTTTTTCAGCGTAATCTTTATTTTCTTTAAACTAGTTGTTCTCTTAAAATCATTTATGGATTTGAAACTGATGTTACAAAAAAAAACAGTTTGATTTTCATA
It contains:
- the LOC100281483 gene encoding GMN10, with the translated sequence MASVPLSSPSQAGLLGPPFPLLPPPFGACLRYRLPRLPTGLSSSVRKGGLLPLPLLVPPRAAGGKDGRAVTKEELEEEEEEFEVTKEGEEVNQETGGGSGATKEAAARGSGRFAADYVSLGVREPVYEVIEVRSNGRMSTKKISRRQLLKSSGLRLRDTRSVDPSLWLMNSMPSLLVREQAILLNLGSLRAIAMYARVLIFNYNSPGGKAFLGLLLSRLNPRNINGGPAMPFQLEVVEAALLSRIQRLEQRLMKIEPHVATLLEVLPNRLTADVLEQLRLSKQALVELGSRAGDLKQMLIDLLDDPHEIRRICIMGRNCTLDRLSDIVECTVPLEKQIAEEEEEEIEMLLENYLQRCESCHGQAERLLNSAREMEDSISVNLSSRRLEVSRVELLLQVGTFCVAIGALIAGIFGMNLKSYLETNAWAFWVTTGGIVVGAVAGFFVVYSYLRARKIL